In Streptomyces sclerotialus, one genomic interval encodes:
- a CDS encoding isochorismatase family protein, which produces MPRTTLRQLNGLDDTPAKLADSTLVLIDYQNTYTTGVMELDGWQDALDAAAQLLARARQEGAKVIHVINDGGEGTPYDIRAEIGQIHPSVAPVDGEPVVVKQAPNAFLGTDLDQHVDAAGRNNLVIAGFMTHMCVAFTAQGAFLRGNHPTVVADASATRALPVAGTELDAGQVHSSALATIADLYGVVVPSQKEIV; this is translated from the coding sequence ATGCCCAGAACGACGCTGCGTCAGCTCAACGGCCTTGACGACACACCCGCGAAGCTCGCCGACTCCACCCTGGTCCTCATCGACTACCAGAACACCTACACGACCGGTGTGATGGAACTGGACGGCTGGCAGGACGCGCTCGACGCCGCCGCCCAACTCCTGGCGCGGGCCCGCCAGGAGGGCGCGAAGGTCATCCACGTCATCAACGACGGCGGCGAAGGCACCCCGTACGACATCCGGGCCGAGATCGGCCAGATCCACCCGAGCGTCGCGCCGGTCGACGGTGAGCCCGTCGTCGTGAAGCAGGCCCCGAACGCCTTCCTCGGTACCGACCTGGACCAGCACGTCGATGCCGCGGGCAGGAACAACCTCGTCATCGCCGGGTTCATGACGCACATGTGCGTGGCGTTCACCGCCCAGGGCGCCTTCCTGCGGGGCAACCACCCCACCGTCGTGGCCGATGCCAGTGCCACCCGCGCGCTGCCGGTCGCAGGCACCGAACTGGACGCCGGCCAGGTGCACAGCAGCGCTCTCGCCACCATCGCCGACCTGTACGGAGTCGTCGTTCCGTCGCAGAAGGAGATCGTCTGA
- a CDS encoding GlxA family transcriptional regulator, with protein sequence METVRRLIVIVLFDGVDLLDVTGPPEVFSLARRETDEAAGYDVVLAAETMGPVTTAAGVRILPDTTFEVLSAKSIDTLVVPGSVEVDGDRCVRPLVDPAVVSWVKRLAGRTRRVTSVCVGAHILAAAGLLDGKRATTHWSTAQQLATDHPAVEVDADPIFIREGDVWTGAGISACLDLSLALIADDLGEAIALRVAQQLVMYLKRPSGQSQFSAPLQQVATTRRIEDLRHHIMRHIGEPLTVADLAACAHVSDRQLTRVFKTELGMTPHAYIESVRVEMARHQLESTDATLERVASACGFGTVDTLVRAFRRRLDTTPTEYRRRFRTSTG encoded by the coding sequence GTGGAGACCGTCAGACGACTGATCGTCATCGTCCTTTTCGATGGCGTCGACCTGCTCGACGTCACCGGGCCGCCGGAGGTGTTCTCCCTCGCGCGACGCGAGACGGACGAAGCGGCGGGCTACGACGTGGTGCTGGCCGCCGAGACCATGGGCCCGGTCACCACCGCCGCCGGCGTCCGCATCCTCCCCGACACGACCTTCGAGGTGCTGTCGGCGAAGAGCATCGACACACTCGTCGTGCCCGGCTCGGTCGAGGTCGACGGCGATCGCTGCGTACGTCCGCTCGTCGATCCCGCCGTGGTGAGCTGGGTGAAACGACTCGCCGGCCGGACGCGCAGGGTCACCTCCGTGTGCGTCGGCGCGCACATCCTCGCGGCGGCCGGGCTCCTCGACGGCAAGCGCGCCACCACGCACTGGTCGACCGCGCAGCAGCTGGCCACCGACCATCCGGCCGTCGAGGTCGACGCCGACCCGATCTTCATTCGCGAGGGCGATGTGTGGACCGGCGCGGGTATCAGTGCCTGCCTCGACCTGTCACTCGCCCTCATCGCCGACGACCTCGGCGAGGCCATCGCGTTGCGCGTCGCCCAGCAGCTCGTGATGTACCTGAAACGGCCGAGCGGGCAGAGTCAGTTCAGTGCTCCGCTGCAGCAGGTGGCCACGACACGGCGTATCGAGGACCTCCGCCACCACATCATGCGCCACATCGGCGAACCGCTCACCGTCGCTGACCTCGCCGCGTGCGCCCACGTCAGCGACCGGCAGCTCACCCGGGTCTTCAAGACCGAACTCGGCATGACGCCGCACGCCTACATCGAATCGGTCCGCGTCGAGATGGCGCGCCACCAGCTCGAATCCACCGACGCCACACTCGAACGCGTCGCGTCCGCCTGCGGGTTCGGCACCGTCGACACCCTCGTCAGGGCGTTCCGCCGCCGGCTCGACACCACTCCGACCGAGTACCGGCGCCGCTTCCGGACCAGCACCGGCTGA
- a CDS encoding MFS transporter, which translates to MEAADTTPSRRERALLPVLLSVGMLVAVISSLGAPLIPTIARVDQVSLGVAQWSLTVTMLVGAVATPLIGRLGDGPQRRGVMLGGLAVVLVGSLLAALPTGFAGLVVGRALQGVGIGLTPLAMATARDALPPERARHAVATLSLTSAAGVGLGYPLTGILAEYLGMHAGFWFAAIAAALALAAISVVHPASPDRPKRPLDVLGAVLLAAGMAGLLYATTVGENWGWGSARLLGLVAVSVLLLVWWVLHELRTPHPLVDVRLVRDRAVLAADLTALLSGVAMYVMLSLVTQFVQTPEAAGYGFGASVVVAGLALVPFSAGSMVAGRLVRLASRTVPPARLLPLGCLVSLCATVLFACAHDGLWEVLVGMGLIGVGAGVTMSVMPALIVGAVPPHETGSAMSFNQVVKYIGYSMGSALSAAVLAAHPGGGGLPAEDGYRAAALAGCVVWVVTALAGYLLARAQRTTTPPRQVSGPAGTAPAAEARRVTSNGA; encoded by the coding sequence GTGGAAGCCGCAGATACGACCCCCTCGCGGAGGGAGCGGGCACTGCTGCCCGTGCTGCTCTCGGTGGGGATGCTGGTGGCGGTCATCAGTAGTCTCGGCGCACCGCTCATCCCGACGATCGCGCGGGTGGACCAGGTGTCCCTGGGCGTCGCCCAGTGGTCGCTGACCGTGACCATGCTGGTCGGCGCGGTGGCCACGCCGCTGATCGGGCGACTGGGCGACGGGCCGCAGCGACGCGGCGTGATGCTCGGCGGGCTGGCGGTGGTGCTCGTGGGCAGCCTGCTGGCGGCACTGCCGACGGGCTTCGCCGGCCTGGTCGTGGGGCGGGCGCTGCAGGGCGTCGGCATCGGGCTCACCCCCCTCGCCATGGCCACCGCGCGGGACGCACTGCCGCCCGAGCGCGCCCGGCACGCCGTCGCCACCCTGTCCCTCACCTCCGCCGCCGGCGTGGGGCTGGGCTACCCGCTGACCGGCATACTCGCCGAGTACCTGGGGATGCACGCCGGGTTCTGGTTCGCGGCGATCGCCGCGGCGCTGGCGCTGGCCGCCATCTCCGTGGTCCATCCCGCATCGCCCGACCGGCCCAAGCGTCCGCTGGACGTCCTGGGAGCGGTACTGCTGGCCGCGGGAATGGCCGGACTGCTCTACGCGACCACCGTGGGGGAGAACTGGGGCTGGGGCTCCGCGCGGCTGCTCGGGCTGGTCGCCGTTTCCGTACTGCTGCTGGTCTGGTGGGTACTGCACGAGCTGCGCACCCCGCACCCGCTGGTCGACGTGCGGCTGGTCCGGGACCGGGCGGTGCTCGCGGCGGACCTCACCGCGCTGCTCTCCGGCGTGGCGATGTACGTGATGCTGTCGCTGGTGACGCAGTTCGTGCAGACGCCGGAGGCGGCCGGGTACGGGTTCGGCGCCTCGGTCGTGGTCGCCGGTCTGGCGCTGGTGCCCTTCTCGGCGGGCAGCATGGTCGCGGGCCGCCTCGTGCGGCTGGCCTCCCGTACCGTGCCGCCCGCCCGGCTGCTGCCCCTGGGCTGCCTGGTCTCCCTGTGCGCGACGGTGCTGTTCGCCTGCGCGCACGACGGGCTGTGGGAGGTGCTCGTCGGCATGGGGCTCATCGGCGTGGGCGCCGGCGTCACCATGTCGGTGATGCCCGCGCTGATCGTGGGCGCGGTACCGCCGCACGAGACCGGCAGCGCGATGAGCTTCAACCAGGTGGTGAAGTACATCGGGTACTCCATGGGCAGTGCGCTCAGCGCGGCCGTGCTCGCGGCGCACCCCGGTGGCGGCGGGCTGCCGGCGGAGGACGGCTACCGGGCCGCCGCGCTCGCCGGCTGCGTGGTCTGGGTGGTCACCGCCCTGGCCGGCTACCTGCTGGCCCGCGCCCAGCGCACCACCACCCCGCCCCGGCAGGTGTCCGGACCGGCCGGTACGGCACCGGCCGCCGAGGCACGTAGGGTGACGAGCAACGGAGCGTGA
- a CDS encoding TetR/AcrR family transcriptional regulator, translating to MSGRQEARRRDSALSRELLLRAAGELFTERGFDRTTTRDIGRRAGVDAALIARYFGGKTQLYLATLEAERGDAELDDLLDPARLLRVLERADRRGLVPILQVAVQRLGDPEADEAARAALHARLVEPLHRRFTAEGLPRPRLRAEMVVAAVIGIVLGRRSGAFGELGEVAPADLSALLHATLTGGS from the coding sequence GTGAGCGGGAGACAAGAGGCTCGCCGCAGGGATTCCGCGCTCAGCCGCGAGTTGCTGCTGCGCGCGGCGGGCGAGCTGTTCACCGAGCGCGGGTTCGACCGCACCACCACGCGGGACATCGGCCGGCGCGCGGGCGTGGACGCGGCCCTCATCGCCCGCTACTTCGGGGGCAAGACACAGCTGTACCTGGCCACCCTGGAGGCCGAGCGGGGCGATGCCGAACTGGACGACCTGCTCGATCCGGCGCGCCTGCTGCGGGTCCTGGAGCGGGCCGACCGCCGGGGGCTCGTCCCCATCCTCCAGGTCGCCGTCCAGCGCCTGGGGGACCCGGAGGCGGACGAGGCCGCCCGCGCCGCGCTGCACGCCCGGCTGGTGGAGCCGCTGCACCGGCGCTTCACCGCGGAAGGGCTGCCGCGCCCCCGGCTGCGTGCCGAGATGGTGGTCGCGGCGGTCATCGGGATCGTGCTGGGGCGGCGCTCCGGCGCCTTCGGCGAACTCGGCGAGGTGGCACCGGCCGACCTGTCGGCACTGCTCCACGCCACCCTCACCGGCGGCAGCTGA
- a CDS encoding Gfo/Idh/MocA family protein translates to MTVRVGVIGAGWIGQEHIRRLTDVVTGAEVTAVTDIDSARAERAAARTGARVYATGAELIAADEVDAVLVTSWGPTHAEHVLTAIAAGKPVFCEKPLATTAEDCLRIVEAEMAHGSRLVQVGFMRRYDQGYRQMKEVIAAGRIGEPLVVHCAHRNPTVPESYTSDMAALDTAVHEIDVLRWLLDDEIVSAQVVTPRATSKRFAHLKDPQIMLFETAQGARIDLEVFVNCQYGYDIQCEAVGEEGLVRLPDPASVGVRTAGQHSTTVLTDWVGRFADAFDTEFREWIAQLATGDGPTGPSAWDGYAATVITSATAEALDSGRVVATDMKPRPAFYGGTA, encoded by the coding sequence ATGACTGTGCGCGTGGGCGTCATCGGCGCCGGCTGGATCGGCCAGGAACACATCCGGCGTCTCACCGACGTCGTCACCGGCGCCGAGGTCACCGCGGTCACCGACATCGACTCCGCACGCGCCGAGCGAGCCGCGGCACGGACCGGGGCCCGGGTGTACGCCACCGGCGCCGAGCTGATCGCGGCGGACGAGGTCGACGCCGTACTCGTCACCTCGTGGGGCCCGACCCACGCCGAACACGTACTGACCGCGATCGCCGCCGGTAAGCCGGTGTTCTGCGAGAAGCCCCTGGCCACCACGGCCGAGGACTGCCTGAGGATCGTCGAGGCCGAGATGGCGCACGGCAGCCGTCTCGTGCAGGTCGGTTTCATGCGCCGCTACGACCAGGGCTACCGGCAGATGAAGGAGGTCATCGCGGCCGGCCGGATCGGCGAGCCGCTGGTGGTGCACTGCGCCCACCGCAACCCGACCGTTCCCGAGTCGTACACCTCCGACATGGCCGCGCTCGACACGGCGGTGCACGAGATCGACGTACTGCGCTGGCTGCTCGACGACGAGATCGTCTCCGCCCAGGTCGTCACGCCGCGCGCCACGAGCAAGCGGTTCGCGCACCTGAAGGACCCGCAGATCATGCTCTTCGAGACCGCGCAGGGGGCCCGGATCGACCTGGAGGTCTTCGTCAACTGCCAGTACGGCTACGACATCCAGTGCGAGGCGGTCGGCGAGGAAGGCCTCGTGCGGCTGCCCGACCCGGCCTCGGTCGGGGTGCGCACGGCGGGGCAGCACAGCACGACGGTGCTCACCGACTGGGTGGGCCGCTTCGCCGACGCCTTCGACACCGAGTTCCGCGAGTGGATCGCGCAGCTCGCCACGGGCGACGGCCCCACCGGCCCGTCCGCGTGGGACGGTTACGCCGCGACCGTCATCACCAGCGCCACCGCGGAGGCCCTCGACTCGGGCCGCGTCGTCGCCACGGACATGAAGCCCCGCCCCGCCTTCTACGGAGGGACCGCCTGA
- a CDS encoding sugar porter family MFS transporter translates to MDIRDDAGPAPAPVAAATGTAPRAVTRRLRLITVIATFGGLLFGYDTGVINGALPYMTEDLGLSPVTEGMVTSSLLLGAAFGSLFGGKLSDARGRRRNILLLAVLFFAGALACTLAPTTEFMIVARFVLGLAVGGASVTVPVYLAEISPAERRGGLVTRNELMIVSGQLAAFTFNAVIAGVGGEAAGIWRWMLVVATLPAVVLWFGMLVMPESPRWLASKARYADALEVLKQVRSQQRAEAELREVTALAVEDEKAKLGGWSDLKVPWVRKLVGVGIGIAIVMQITGVNTIMYYGTAILTDAGFAADGALTANIANGVISVLATFAGIYLLGRVNRRPMLMAGQLGTIAAQLLIGVFSLVLPAGDGRAFAVLAMTVTFLAFQQGAISPVTWLMLSEVFPLKLRGFGLGIAAFALWITNFLVGLTFPVLVDAIGVSHTFFVFVALGLMALAFVHRYVPETGGRTLETLETELKARFS, encoded by the coding sequence ATGGACATCAGGGACGACGCCGGCCCGGCCCCCGCCCCGGTCGCCGCCGCCACCGGCACCGCCCCGCGTGCGGTGACCCGGCGACTGCGGCTCATCACCGTCATCGCCACCTTCGGCGGACTCCTCTTCGGTTACGACACCGGCGTCATCAACGGCGCCCTCCCCTACATGACCGAGGACCTGGGCCTGTCCCCGGTCACCGAAGGCATGGTCACCAGCTCGCTGCTGCTCGGCGCGGCGTTCGGCTCGCTCTTCGGCGGCAAGCTGTCGGACGCCCGCGGCCGGCGCCGGAACATCCTGCTCCTCGCCGTGCTCTTCTTCGCCGGAGCGCTGGCCTGCACCCTGGCCCCGACCACGGAGTTCATGATCGTGGCGCGGTTCGTGCTCGGCCTCGCGGTCGGCGGCGCCTCCGTGACCGTGCCGGTCTACCTGGCGGAGATCTCCCCCGCGGAGCGCCGCGGCGGCCTGGTCACCCGCAACGAACTGATGATCGTCAGCGGTCAGCTGGCCGCCTTCACCTTCAACGCGGTCATCGCCGGCGTGGGCGGGGAGGCGGCCGGCATCTGGCGCTGGATGCTGGTGGTGGCCACCCTGCCCGCCGTGGTGCTCTGGTTCGGCATGCTGGTGATGCCGGAGAGCCCGCGCTGGCTGGCCTCCAAGGCGCGGTACGCCGACGCGCTGGAGGTGCTGAAGCAGGTCCGGTCCCAGCAGCGCGCCGAGGCGGAGCTGCGCGAGGTCACCGCGCTCGCCGTCGAGGACGAGAAGGCGAAGCTGGGCGGCTGGTCCGACCTGAAGGTGCCGTGGGTGCGCAAGCTGGTCGGGGTCGGCATCGGCATCGCGATCGTCATGCAGATCACCGGCGTGAACACGATCATGTACTACGGCACGGCGATCCTCACCGACGCCGGTTTCGCCGCCGACGGTGCCCTCACCGCGAACATCGCGAACGGTGTGATCTCCGTGCTCGCCACCTTCGCCGGCATCTACCTGCTGGGCAGGGTGAACCGGCGCCCCATGCTGATGGCCGGTCAGCTCGGTACCATCGCGGCGCAGTTGCTGATCGGCGTCTTCTCCCTCGTACTGCCCGCCGGCGACGGCCGCGCCTTCGCGGTCCTCGCCATGACCGTCACCTTCCTCGCCTTCCAGCAGGGCGCGATCTCCCCGGTGACCTGGCTGATGCTCTCCGAGGTCTTCCCGCTGAAGCTGCGCGGCTTCGGCCTCGGCATCGCGGCCTTCGCCCTGTGGATCACCAACTTCCTGGTGGGCCTGACCTTCCCGGTCCTGGTCGACGCGATCGGCGTCTCCCACACGTTCTTCGTCTTCGTCGCTCTCGGGCTCATGGCGCTGGCGTTCGTCCACCGGTACGTCCCCGAGACGGGCGGCCGCACCCTCGAAACCCTGGAGACGGAGCTGAAGGCCCGCTTCTCCTGA
- a CDS encoding LacI family DNA-binding transcriptional regulator, with product MADVAAEAGVSRALVSIVFRGRPGASQETRDRVLRVAAEIGYRPDNAARLLARGHSRTLGVMCTLHQPFQADLVESLYPQAERHGYDVLLSANAPGRDEAKSIEALISHRCEALILLGASSDTADLDALGHRTATVSVGRRVPGARVDSVHSAESKGVRQAMDHLAELGHRRIVHIDGGRQSGSVERRRAYRAAMRRHGLAEGIRVIPGAHDEGAGIEAGRLLLAERDRGEPLPTAILAGNDRCAMGVLMAFARAGVDVPGEVSVVGYDDSHLSHVMPVGLTTVRQDPVLMAEHAVRFAVERLAAGDREPREAVIDPKLVVRGTSGPPREE from the coding sequence ATGGCGGACGTTGCGGCGGAAGCAGGCGTCTCCCGGGCACTGGTCTCGATCGTCTTCCGTGGCCGGCCGGGCGCGAGCCAGGAGACCCGCGACCGGGTGCTGCGCGTCGCCGCCGAGATCGGCTACCGCCCCGACAACGCGGCCCGGCTGCTCGCGCGTGGCCACAGCCGCACGCTGGGCGTGATGTGCACCCTGCACCAGCCGTTCCAGGCGGACCTCGTGGAGAGCCTCTACCCCCAGGCCGAGCGCCACGGCTACGACGTACTGCTCTCCGCCAACGCGCCCGGCCGCGACGAGGCCAAGTCGATCGAAGCGCTGATCAGCCACCGCTGCGAGGCGCTGATCCTGCTGGGCGCGTCGTCCGACACCGCGGACCTGGACGCGCTGGGGCACCGCACGGCGACCGTCTCGGTCGGCCGGAGGGTGCCGGGGGCACGCGTCGACAGCGTGCACTCGGCCGAGAGCAAGGGCGTTCGGCAGGCCATGGACCACCTCGCCGAACTGGGCCACCGGCGCATCGTGCACATCGACGGCGGCCGGCAGTCCGGCTCGGTGGAGCGGCGCCGCGCCTACCGCGCCGCGATGCGCCGGCACGGGCTGGCCGAGGGGATACGGGTGATCCCGGGTGCGCACGACGAGGGCGCCGGTATCGAGGCGGGGCGCCTGCTGCTCGCCGAGCGCGACCGGGGGGAGCCGCTGCCCACGGCGATCCTGGCGGGCAACGACCGGTGCGCGATGGGCGTGTTGATGGCCTTCGCCCGGGCCGGCGTGGACGTCCCGGGCGAGGTGTCGGTCGTCGGCTACGACGACAGTCACCTGTCGCACGTGATGCCGGTCGGCCTGACGACGGTCCGCCAGGACCCGGTACTCATGGCTGAGCACGCGGTGCGGTTCGCCGTGGAGCGGCTGGCGGCGGGGGACCGGGAGCCGCGCGAGGCCGTGATCGATCCGAAGCTGGTGGTACGGGGGACGAGCGGGCCGCCGCGGGAGGAGTGA
- a CDS encoding cupin domain-containing protein yields MTAYRDAGPTPSGGGNRPPGNRVHHVRAGELDGHTAISGSTVGSKKLWMGLVENPPLSATDNHHHGASEAGIYVVSGHPVFVFHDGEQEVRISAGPGDFLLVPPFVPHREENPDPDEPVVVVIARTTQEPVKVPLPELYQLKETDPHQDEEAARALG; encoded by the coding sequence ATGACCGCTTACCGAGACGCCGGCCCCACCCCGAGCGGCGGCGGCAACCGGCCGCCGGGCAACCGCGTCCACCACGTCCGGGCCGGTGAGCTGGACGGCCACACGGCCATCAGCGGCAGCACGGTCGGCTCGAAGAAGCTCTGGATGGGACTGGTGGAGAACCCACCGCTGAGCGCGACGGACAACCACCACCACGGCGCGTCGGAGGCCGGGATCTACGTGGTCAGCGGCCACCCCGTGTTCGTCTTCCACGACGGCGAACAGGAGGTACGGATCTCCGCGGGCCCCGGCGACTTCCTCCTCGTGCCGCCGTTCGTCCCGCACCGCGAGGAGAACCCCGACCCGGACGAGCCCGTGGTCGTCGTGATCGCACGGACCACGCAAGAGCCGGTCAAGGTACCTCTTCCCGAGCTGTACCAGCTCAAGGAGACGGACCCGCACCAGGACGAAGAAGCGGCCCGGGCGCTCGGCTGA
- a CDS encoding family 2B encapsulin nanocompartment shell protein: MTTAQTPEQQGQPEQNGGRAQLSLGVAAARNLTTTTKTVPQMQGISSRWLLRMLPWVEVSGGTYRVNRRLVYAVGDGRVTFVQEGADVRVVPAELGELSLLRGFDDPEALRALAERFQQREYEPGQVIAEEGQPADQVLLIAHGKVERLGTGKYGEQTRLGVVADGGFFGGQVIGAEPGSWEFTARAVTACTVLALPRQAYEEVAGQHERLRDHVQRRQAEGQRPQNRRGEADVALAAGHTGEPVLPGTFVDYELEPREYQLSVAQTVLKVHSRVADLYNDPMNQVEQQLRLTIEALRERQEHELVNNREFGLLHNADHSQRISPRSGPPTPDDMDELLSMRRQTRYFFAHPRTIAAFGRECNKRGLYFGDTDVNGHRIPSWRGVPIFPCGKIEVTPQGTSAILAMRTGEAAEGVVGLRQTGIPDEYEPGLNVRFMGINDQAVISYLVSTYHSAAVLVPDALGVLENVEVARPAD, translated from the coding sequence ATGACCACCGCCCAGACGCCGGAACAGCAAGGGCAGCCGGAACAGAACGGAGGCCGGGCGCAGTTGAGCCTCGGCGTCGCCGCCGCACGGAATCTGACGACCACCACCAAGACCGTGCCGCAGATGCAGGGCATCAGCTCGCGCTGGCTGCTGCGCATGCTGCCGTGGGTCGAGGTGAGCGGCGGTACGTACCGGGTCAACAGGCGCCTGGTGTACGCGGTCGGTGACGGCCGGGTGACCTTCGTCCAGGAGGGCGCCGATGTCCGGGTCGTCCCCGCGGAACTGGGGGAACTGTCGCTGTTACGCGGCTTCGACGACCCCGAGGCGCTGCGCGCCCTGGCCGAGCGGTTCCAGCAGCGGGAGTACGAGCCGGGCCAGGTGATCGCCGAGGAGGGGCAGCCCGCCGACCAGGTCCTCCTGATCGCACACGGCAAGGTGGAGCGCCTCGGGACCGGCAAGTACGGCGAGCAGACCCGGCTCGGCGTCGTCGCCGACGGCGGGTTCTTCGGTGGTCAGGTGATCGGTGCCGAGCCCGGCAGCTGGGAATTCACGGCGCGTGCGGTGACCGCCTGCACGGTGCTGGCCCTGCCGCGCCAGGCGTACGAGGAAGTGGCCGGGCAGCACGAGCGGCTGCGCGACCACGTCCAGCGGCGCCAGGCCGAGGGGCAACGGCCGCAGAACAGGCGCGGCGAGGCCGATGTCGCGCTCGCCGCCGGGCACACCGGCGAGCCCGTGCTGCCGGGCACGTTCGTGGACTACGAACTGGAGCCCCGCGAATACCAGTTGAGCGTCGCGCAGACCGTGCTGAAGGTGCACAGCCGGGTCGCCGACCTCTACAACGACCCGATGAACCAGGTCGAGCAGCAACTGCGGCTGACCATCGAGGCGTTGCGCGAACGCCAGGAACACGAGCTGGTGAACAACCGCGAGTTCGGGCTGCTGCACAACGCCGACCACAGCCAGCGCATCTCGCCCCGCTCCGGCCCGCCCACCCCGGACGACATGGACGAGCTGCTGAGCATGCGGCGCCAGACGAGGTACTTCTTCGCGCACCCGCGCACCATCGCCGCCTTCGGCCGGGAGTGCAACAAGCGCGGGCTCTACTTCGGCGACACCGACGTCAACGGCCACCGCATCCCCTCCTGGCGCGGCGTACCGATCTTCCCGTGCGGCAAGATCGAGGTCACGCCCCAGGGCACCTCCGCGATCCTCGCGATGCGTACCGGCGAGGCGGCCGAGGGCGTGGTGGGCCTGCGCCAGACCGGCATCCCGGACGAGTACGAGCCGGGCCTGAACGTACGGTTCATGGGCATCAACGACCAGGCCGTCATCTCCTACCTGGTCAGCACCTACCACTCCGCGGCCGTACTGGTCCCCGACGCCCTCGGCGTGCTGGAGAACGTCGAGGTCGCCCGGCCGGCCGACTGA